One part of the Anaerolineales bacterium genome encodes these proteins:
- a CDS encoding dipeptidase, protein MSDPRSTALQYAKDNRARFRQELADLVAIPSVSADPQYKPDIQRAAEWLVNKLKSMGIENIQLLDNGGHPLVFGEWKGAGPDAKTMLVYGHYDVQPADPMELWDTPAFEAVEKGDLLYGRGTSDMKGQVIGSLAAIEAALHAGNIPVNIKFMIEGEEETGSPSMDKFIKKHADTFAADFALNPDAGMLSPTQPTITYGLRGMSYFELHVTGPALDLHSGFFGGTVRNPANELARVIGSMQDENGRVTIPGFYDKVRELEEEERADFRRLPQNDDFYLKQAGSKALWGDKNFSAYERATAQPTLDVNGLLSGYTAEGPKTVLPAKAMAKFSCRLVPDQDPFEIEKLVRKYIEDTIDPSVSWELKLLSDAVPSISERNSAAVQAMAKAQERVWGVKPIFRREGGSVPVVGHLQGQLGIESINVGCGLPDDQLHSPNERMHIPGWEKQIDSFIHFIYNLAE, encoded by the coding sequence ATGTCAGACCCACGCAGCACCGCCTTGCAATACGCCAAAGACAACCGCGCCCGCTTCCGCCAGGAGCTGGCTGATCTCGTTGCCATCCCCAGCGTCTCAGCCGACCCGCAGTACAAGCCAGACATCCAGCGCGCCGCAGAGTGGCTGGTGAACAAGCTCAAGAGCATGGGCATCGAGAACATCCAACTGCTGGATAACGGCGGCCACCCACTGGTCTTCGGTGAATGGAAAGGCGCCGGCCCCGACGCCAAGACCATGCTGGTCTACGGCCACTACGATGTCCAGCCGGCCGACCCGATGGAACTGTGGGACACGCCCGCCTTCGAAGCTGTGGAAAAAGGCGATCTGCTCTACGGCCGCGGTACCTCTGACATGAAGGGTCAGGTCATCGGCAGCCTGGCGGCCATCGAGGCCGCCTTGCACGCCGGCAACATTCCCGTCAACATCAAGTTCATGATCGAGGGCGAAGAGGAAACCGGCTCGCCCAGCATGGACAAGTTCATCAAGAAGCACGCCGACACCTTTGCCGCAGATTTTGCCCTCAATCCCGATGCCGGCATGCTCAGCCCCACCCAGCCCACGATCACCTATGGCCTGCGCGGCATGTCGTACTTCGAGCTGCACGTCACTGGCCCGGCCCTGGACCTGCATTCCGGCTTCTTCGGCGGCACGGTGCGCAACCCGGCCAACGAGCTGGCCCGCGTCATCGGCAGCATGCAAGACGAGAACGGCCGCGTCACCATCCCCGGCTTCTACGACAAAGTGCGTGAGCTGGAGGAAGAGGAGCGTGCCGACTTCCGCCGCTTGCCTCAGAACGATGACTTCTATCTCAAACAGGCCGGCTCCAAGGCCCTATGGGGTGACAAGAACTTCAGCGCTTACGAGCGCGCCACGGCCCAGCCCACGTTGGATGTGAACGGCCTGCTCTCCGGCTACACCGCCGAAGGCCCCAAAACCGTGTTGCCCGCCAAGGCCATGGCCAAGTTCTCGTGCCGCCTGGTGCCAGACCAAGATCCGTTTGAGATCGAAAAGCTGGTGCGCAAGTACATTGAAGACACCATTGACCCCAGCGTAAGCTGGGAGCTTAAGCTGCTTTCGGATGCCGTGCCCTCCATTTCTGAGCGCAACTCAGCCGCGGTGCAAGCCATGGCCAAGGCGCAGGAGAGGGTGTGGGGCGTCAAGCCCATCTTCCGCCGCGAAGGCGGCAGCGTGCCTGTGGTGGGTCACCTGCAGGGCCAGCTGGGCATTGAATCCATCAATGTGGGCTGCGGCCTGCCGGACGACCAGCTGCACTCCCCTAACGAGCGCATGCACATCCCCGGCTGGGAGAAGCAGATCGATTCGTTCATTCACTTTATCTACAACCTGGCTGAGTAG
- the npdG gene encoding NADPH-dependent F420 reductase, with the protein MPKTIAIIGGTGALGAGLALRWAHAGHHVIVGSRTAEKAQAAAAELNAELGRDAISGMENAAAVAAAQLAILTVEQDAHEAALAAVKDALQGKILLDATARLSFPALTPPAAPAAARQAQDLLGEGVRVAAAFQTVPAAGLRKNIAQPLDSDVLVCADDMTAAEAALELVQAAGLNGYYAGKLDNAITVEGLTSILVSMNKHYKSRHGTIKVAGIPKP; encoded by the coding sequence TTGCCTAAAACCATTGCAATCATCGGCGGCACAGGAGCGCTGGGCGCAGGCCTGGCGCTGCGCTGGGCGCACGCCGGGCATCATGTCATCGTCGGTTCGCGCACCGCGGAGAAGGCCCAGGCCGCCGCGGCCGAACTCAATGCTGAGCTTGGCCGCGACGCAATCAGCGGCATGGAGAATGCGGCCGCCGTGGCCGCCGCCCAGCTCGCCATCCTCACTGTCGAGCAAGACGCCCACGAGGCCGCGTTGGCTGCGGTGAAAGATGCGCTGCAAGGCAAGATCCTGCTGGATGCCACAGCACGGCTCAGCTTTCCTGCGCTGACGCCGCCGGCGGCCCCCGCCGCCGCCCGCCAGGCCCAAGACCTGCTGGGGGAGGGCGTGCGCGTGGCGGCCGCCTTTCAAACCGTGCCCGCGGCCGGGCTGCGCAAGAACATTGCGCAGCCACTGGATAGCGATGTGCTGGTGTGTGCCGATGACATGACCGCGGCCGAGGCCGCCCTGGAACTGGTGCAGGCCGCAGGTCTGAACGGCTATTACGCTGGTAAGCTCGACAATGCCATCACGGTAGAAGGGCTGACCAGCATTCTGGTGAGCATGAACAAGCACTACAAATCGCGCCACGGCACCATCAAGGTTGCCGGCATCCCCAAACCCTAG
- the cofE gene encoding coenzyme F420-0:L-glutamate ligase, giving the protein MKPLVLTPLLGLPLVQPGDDLAALLLAAILRQGLTLQDGDIVVLAQKIVSKAEGRYRALSEVTPSERALELATLTEKDPRLVQLILDESNEVLRARPGLLIVEHRLGFVSANAGIDHSNLPGSDEDAHLLLPEDPDASAGRLRATLQTASAAQLGDASIGVLIIDSHGRAWREGTLGATIGLSGLPGLVDLRGTPDLAGRPLRVTQLAAADELAAAASLAMGQAAEGCPAVHVRGFPYALREASLGELLRPRERDEFR; this is encoded by the coding sequence GTGAAGCCGCTCGTACTTACGCCACTCCTGGGCCTGCCGCTGGTGCAGCCGGGTGATGACCTGGCTGCGCTGCTGCTGGCTGCGATCCTGCGCCAGGGGTTGACCCTGCAGGATGGCGACATAGTGGTGCTGGCGCAGAAGATCGTCTCCAAGGCCGAGGGCCGCTATCGCGCCCTTAGCGAAGTGACGCCGAGTGAACGTGCGTTGGAGCTCGCCACACTGACCGAGAAAGACCCGCGGCTGGTGCAGTTGATCCTTGACGAGAGCAACGAAGTGCTGCGCGCCCGCCCAGGCCTGCTGATCGTTGAACACCGTCTGGGATTCGTTAGCGCCAACGCCGGTATAGACCACTCCAACTTGCCCGGCTCAGATGAGGATGCGCACCTTTTGCTGCCCGAGGACCCGGACGCCAGCGCCGGCCGCCTGCGTGCCACCCTGCAAACCGCCAGCGCTGCGCAATTGGGTGATGCCAGCATTGGCGTACTCATCATTGATTCGCATGGCCGCGCCTGGCGCGAGGGCACGCTGGGCGCCACCATCGGCCTGAGCGGGTTGCCCGGCCTGGTGGACCTGCGCGGCACGCCAGACCTGGCGGGCCGTCCGCTGCGCGTGACGCAGCTGGCCGCCGCCGACGAGCTGGCCGCCGCCGCCAGCCTGGCCATGGGCCAGGCGGCTGAAGGTTGCCCGGCCGTGCATGTGCGCGGCTTCCCCTACGCCCTGCGCGAGGCTAGCCTGGGCGAACTGCTGCGCCCGCGTGAGCGCGACGAGTTTCGGTAA
- a CDS encoding PPOX class F420-dependent oxidoreductase, with product MNKVPENFQDLLKDETRAFVFLATTLQDGSPQVSPVWFNVEGEHIVVNTARGRLKDKNMTARPNVALSIPDPKDPYRYILIRGMVDEVTEEGGYEHINKLSHIYDGKDFPKRPGQVRVIYKIKPKKIFTSGG from the coding sequence ATGAACAAAGTGCCCGAAAATTTCCAAGACCTTCTCAAGGATGAAACGCGTGCCTTCGTGTTCTTGGCGACCACGCTGCAAGATGGTTCACCCCAGGTGAGCCCTGTCTGGTTCAACGTCGAAGGTGAGCACATTGTGGTCAATACCGCCCGCGGCCGCCTCAAGGACAAGAACATGACGGCGCGTCCCAATGTAGCCCTCAGCATTCCTGACCCCAAGGACCCTTATCGCTACATTCTGATCCGCGGCATGGTGGATGAAGTGACCGAAGAGGGCGGTTACGAGCACATCAACAAGCTCTCCCACATCTACGACGGCAAGGATTTTCCCAAACGTCCCGGTCAGGTGCGCGTGATCTATAAGATCAAGCCGAAAAAGATCTTCACCAGCGGAGGCTGA
- a CDS encoding pyridoxamine 5'-phosphate oxidase family protein yields the protein MSIATLLPEKYRYLLQDETQAYAWVATASEDGQPQLTCVWFNTDGEHILFNTTDRSAKYKLLSKNPNIAVAIPDPKNPHMYFQARGRVEITTVEAVEHTHQLSRKYTGQDFKLFPGVERMKFIVHTDSITLWPPQN from the coding sequence ATGAGCATTGCAACCCTGCTTCCCGAAAAGTACCGTTATCTCCTGCAGGATGAGACCCAGGCATATGCCTGGGTGGCCACCGCGTCTGAGGACGGCCAGCCTCAACTGACCTGTGTGTGGTTCAACACGGATGGTGAGCACATTCTGTTCAATACGACGGATAGATCCGCCAAGTACAAGCTGTTGAGCAAGAATCCAAACATCGCAGTAGCGATCCCTGACCCCAAGAATCCCCATATGTACTTTCAGGCGCGCGGCCGGGTGGAGATCACCACCGTGGAGGCGGTTGAGCACACCCATCAGCTCTCACGCAAATACACCGGGCAGGATTTCAAGCTCTTCCCTGGCGTGGAACGCATGAAATTCATCGTACACACGGACAGCATCACGCTGTGGCCGCCCCAGAATTAG
- a CDS encoding nitroreductase family protein, whose protein sequence is MAAPELAAADLQAWLRSRRSTRRFTQQAVPRALLERLIETATHAPNAHNRQPWRFVILESEDSRQQLAAAMGQEFESALQAEGLSAEQIAAQLARSQVRLQEAPAAMLLCLDTSVLNTYADPARTQGEQAMAMQSVALAGGQLLLAAHAEGLGGVWVCAPLFAPEAARYALALPDSWQAQGVVLLGYPSGEPKPRERHSVNEVTCWV, encoded by the coding sequence GTGGCCGCCCCAGAATTAGCCGCTGCCGATCTGCAGGCCTGGCTGCGCTCGCGGCGCTCTACGCGCCGCTTTACGCAGCAGGCAGTGCCGCGGGCGTTGCTCGAGCGCCTGATCGAGACGGCTACCCACGCGCCTAACGCTCACAACCGCCAGCCTTGGCGGTTTGTGATTCTGGAGAGCGAAGACAGCCGCCAGCAATTGGCGGCCGCCATGGGGCAAGAGTTTGAATCCGCGTTGCAGGCCGAAGGCTTGAGCGCTGAGCAGATCGCGGCCCAGTTGGCCCGCTCGCAGGTGCGCTTGCAAGAGGCGCCGGCCGCGATGCTGTTGTGCCTGGATACCAGCGTGCTGAATACGTACGCCGACCCGGCGCGCACCCAGGGCGAGCAAGCCATGGCGATGCAGAGCGTGGCCTTGGCTGGCGGGCAGTTGTTGCTGGCCGCTCACGCCGAAGGCCTGGGCGGCGTGTGGGTGTGTGCGCCGTTGTTCGCTCCGGAGGCAGCGCGCTACGCGCTGGCGCTGCCGGATAGCTGGCAGGCGCAGGGCGTAGTGTTGCTCGGCTACCCTTCGGGCGAGCCCAAGCCGCGGGAGCGCCACAGCGTGAATGAAGTCACGTGCTGGGTGTAG
- a CDS encoding gamma-glutamyl-gamma-aminobutyrate hydrolase family protein: MPSPLIGVTTRNGRSDLYQNDVIQTPRPYSEALVRAGAIPVLIPLNLPLDKLSELLGGLDGLVFTGGGDIEIHRFDGEPHQKLYDLDAERDEIEIQMVRQAAQDNKPFLGICRGLQIANVAFGGTLYTHIPDQLPGALQHTNFPDHPWDYLAHPVQVSEGSRLAEILGEPIVQVNSLHHQGIKELAADFKAVASAPDGLIEAIELPEHPFAVGVQWHPECLPQDARMQSLFRALVRASQ; the protein is encoded by the coding sequence ATGCCTAGCCCTTTGATCGGTGTTACCACCCGCAACGGGCGTTCTGACCTGTATCAGAACGATGTCATTCAAACCCCGCGCCCTTACAGTGAAGCGCTGGTGCGTGCCGGGGCCATTCCCGTGCTGATCCCGCTCAATCTGCCGCTGGATAAGTTGAGTGAACTGTTGGGGGGGTTGGATGGGCTCGTGTTCACTGGCGGTGGCGATATTGAGATCCATCGCTTTGACGGCGAGCCGCACCAGAAGCTGTATGACCTGGATGCAGAACGTGATGAGATCGAAATTCAGATGGTGCGCCAGGCCGCGCAAGACAACAAGCCTTTTCTGGGCATCTGCCGCGGTTTGCAAATTGCCAACGTAGCCTTTGGCGGCACGCTATACACGCATATTCCTGACCAGCTGCCAGGCGCATTGCAGCACACCAACTTTCCGGACCATCCGTGGGATTATTTGGCGCATCCGGTCCAGGTGAGCGAAGGCAGCCGCCTGGCCGAAATTCTGGGCGAGCCGATCGTGCAGGTCAACAGCCTGCATCACCAGGGCATCAAAGAACTGGCGGCAGACTTCAAAGCAGTCGCCAGTGCGCCGGATGGCCTGATTGAAGCAATCGAGCTTCCGGAGCATCCCTTCGCCGTGGGCGTGCAGTGGCATCCTGAGTGTTTGCCTCAGGATGCCCGCATGCAAAGCCTGTTCCGCGCCCTTGTGCGCGCCAGCCAGTAA
- a CDS encoding 2-phospho-L-lactate transferase: MKVLALAGGVGGAKLADGLAQVLPPEDLTIIVNTGDDFEHFGLTICPDLDTVCYTLAGLANPQTGWGRVGETQQAMNSVELLGGPTWFWLGDRDLGTHLERTRRLRAGDALSAITADFCAAWGIRTRVLPMSDQPVRTFVSTNEGELAFQEYFVARRCEPVVSSFRFDGVAQAQPAPGVLEAAAAADLVVVCPSNPWVSVAPILAVPGLQTALAAKPIIAVSPIVGGQAIKGPAAKMFSELGIVPSALAVAQHYGSLLRGFVFDEVDVEQTEAIAALGIIPMSTATVMKERAHRVQLANEVLAFGRNLLSA, encoded by the coding sequence ATGAAAGTGCTTGCACTGGCTGGCGGAGTGGGTGGCGCCAAACTGGCTGATGGCCTGGCACAAGTATTGCCACCTGAAGACCTGACGATCATCGTCAATACAGGGGATGACTTTGAGCACTTTGGCCTCACCATCTGTCCTGACCTGGATACGGTTTGCTACACACTGGCCGGCCTGGCCAACCCGCAAACCGGCTGGGGCCGCGTAGGCGAGACCCAGCAGGCCATGAACAGCGTGGAGTTGCTCGGCGGCCCCACCTGGTTCTGGTTGGGCGACCGTGACCTGGGCACCCACCTGGAGCGCACGCGCCGCCTGCGCGCCGGCGATGCGCTCAGCGCCATCACCGCAGACTTCTGCGCGGCGTGGGGCATCCGCACCCGCGTGCTCCCGATGAGCGACCAGCCCGTGCGCACCTTCGTGAGCACGAATGAAGGCGAACTGGCCTTTCAGGAATATTTTGTCGCCCGCCGCTGCGAGCCGGTGGTGAGCAGCTTCCGTTTTGACGGCGTGGCGCAGGCGCAGCCCGCCCCCGGCGTGCTGGAAGCTGCGGCCGCCGCCGACCTGGTGGTCGTGTGCCCATCCAACCCCTGGGTGAGCGTTGCGCCGATCCTGGCGGTGCCCGGCTTGCAGACCGCCCTGGCCGCCAAACCCATCATCGCCGTCTCGCCCATTGTGGGCGGGCAGGCCATCAAGGGCCCGGCGGCCAAGATGTTCAGCGAGTTGGGCATCGTGCCTAGCGCGCTTGCGGTGGCGCAGCACTACGGTAGCTTGCTACGCGGATTTGTATTCGATGAGGTGGATGTTGAGCAAACCGAAGCCATCGCCGCGCTCGGTATAATCCCTATGTCAACTGCCACTGTGATGAAGGAACGCGCACACCGTGTTCAACTGGCCAACGAAGTCCTCGCTTTTGGTCGTAACCTGCTCAGTGCATGA
- the cofC gene encoding 2-phospho-L-lactate guanylyltransferase, with product MSIWAIVPVKPLRRGKSRLASVLSEDDRAALNERMLLHTIDALKSVEALGEVLVVSRDPAALALARERGARTLQEDGAPHLNVALQRATAVAQTYTATSVLVVPADLPQLSPADVATMLQAGSEAPGVVIAPDHHHEGTNALYINPAGLIEYAFGEGSFATHSARAGAAGAQLHIVELPSLSHDVDVPEDLDFLQLRMENEGGVNAG from the coding sequence ATGTCAATTTGGGCGATTGTTCCCGTTAAACCCTTGCGCCGCGGCAAATCCCGTCTGGCCTCGGTGCTCTCCGAAGATGACCGCGCTGCGCTCAACGAGCGCATGCTGCTGCACACCATTGATGCGCTCAAGAGCGTCGAAGCGCTGGGCGAAGTGCTGGTGGTGAGCCGAGATCCCGCGGCCCTGGCGCTGGCGCGCGAGCGCGGCGCCCGCACGCTGCAGGAGGACGGCGCGCCGCACCTCAACGTAGCCTTGCAGCGCGCCACGGCCGTGGCGCAGACCTATACTGCCACCAGCGTGCTGGTGGTCCCGGCAGACCTGCCGCAGCTCAGCCCGGCTGATGTGGCTACCATGCTGCAAGCCGGCAGCGAGGCGCCCGGCGTGGTGATCGCTCCTGACCATCATCATGAGGGCACCAATGCTCTTTACATTAACCCAGCTGGGTTGATCGAGTATGCGTTTGGCGAAGGCTCGTTCGCCACGCACAGCGCCAGGGCCGGCGCCGCCGGAGCGCAGTTGCATATCGTTGAGTTGCCATCGCTCTCCCATGACGTGGACGTTCCAGAGGATCTGGATTTTCTTCAACTCAGAATGGAAAACGAAGGCGGAGTGAATGCTGGCTAA
- a CDS encoding PaaI family thioesterase, translated as MLANKLPNSRNCFACGMENPIGLKLEMYADPVQEGGVVCNYTVPRVYEGYPGLVHGGVISTIMDEAVSRVFMLQDHNRFMYTARLTTKFRKHVPVEQPLRITGIAVKDRGRVAEARTAIYDASGELLAEGEALMVALPPEDLEGVALDELGWRVYPDSE; from the coding sequence ATGCTGGCTAATAAGCTCCCCAACTCGCGTAATTGCTTCGCTTGCGGCATGGAGAATCCGATCGGCCTCAAGCTGGAAATGTATGCTGATCCGGTACAGGAGGGCGGGGTAGTGTGCAATTACACTGTGCCCAGGGTCTATGAAGGCTACCCTGGCCTTGTGCACGGCGGGGTCATCAGCACCATTATGGACGAGGCGGTCAGCCGCGTGTTTATGCTGCAAGACCATAATCGCTTCATGTATACCGCCCGCCTCACCACCAAGTTCCGCAAGCATGTTCCGGTAGAGCAGCCCCTGCGTATCACGGGTATTGCGGTCAAAGACCGCGGCCGTGTGGCTGAAGCCCGTACCGCCATCTACGATGCCAGCGGTGAGCTGTTGGCCGAAGGCGAAGCCCTGATGGTCGCCCTGCCTCCGGAGGATCTGGAAGGCGTTGCGCTGGATGAGCTCGGTTGGCGCGTGTATCCGGATTCAGAATAG
- a CDS encoding FAD binding domain-containing protein, whose amino-acid sequence MWSHYITAHTVEDALAALAQHGSAARIVAGATDLIVEYELGARKGVHTLIDVTRIPGLNAITQGGDGRIHLGPLVTHNDCAASPLLRQQALPLAQAAYQVGAPQIRNRSTVAGNLITASPANDTIPPLIALGASVVLRSQSGERSVPLAEFYTGVRKTVMQPVEMLVDINFPALDPASQRGAFMRMTLRRAQAISVINAAIVLTMDGSAVSRATIALGAVAPTIIRAPEAEAYLAGKPLTEETIVQTAQLTQAAATPIGDIRSSADYRREMVRVATARLLEELAQPQPPERIPESPVLLAKPNGEPIGQSIDRLFDATAIKTNINGTQYSFEAGHEKTLLRLLREDALLTGTKEGCAEGECGACTVFMDGKAVMSCLVPAPRANGANIVTIEGLANEDGELHPVQQAFIDHAAVQCGYCTPGFVMSAAMLLHEHPQPTRQQAKEALAGNLCRCTGYYKILDAVQAAATTEIQ is encoded by the coding sequence ATGTGGTCTCATTACATCACCGCTCACACTGTTGAAGATGCCTTGGCTGCTCTGGCGCAGCATGGCAGCGCGGCGCGCATTGTAGCCGGCGCAACTGACCTGATCGTTGAATATGAACTGGGCGCCCGCAAGGGCGTGCATACCCTGATCGACGTCACGCGCATCCCCGGGCTCAACGCCATCACACAGGGCGGCGATGGCCGCATCCACCTCGGCCCTCTGGTGACGCACAACGATTGCGCTGCCAGCCCGCTGCTGCGCCAGCAGGCGCTGCCGCTGGCGCAGGCCGCCTACCAGGTGGGAGCGCCGCAGATCCGCAACCGCAGCACCGTGGCGGGCAATCTTATCACCGCCTCCCCAGCCAACGACACCATCCCGCCGCTGATCGCGTTGGGCGCTAGCGTGGTGCTGCGCTCACAGTCCGGCGAGCGCAGTGTGCCGTTGGCCGAGTTTTATACCGGCGTGCGCAAGACCGTCATGCAGCCGGTCGAGATGCTGGTGGATATAAACTTCCCGGCGCTTGACCCAGCCAGCCAGCGCGGTGCCTTCATGCGCATGACCCTGCGCCGCGCCCAGGCCATCTCGGTCATCAATGCGGCCATCGTGCTCACGATGGATGGCAGCGCGGTCAGCCGGGCTACGATTGCGCTGGGTGCGGTGGCCCCGACGATCATTCGTGCACCCGAGGCCGAAGCCTACTTGGCTGGCAAGCCCCTCACCGAAGAGACGATCGTCCAGACGGCACAGCTGACCCAGGCCGCGGCCACGCCCATTGGCGATATCCGCAGCTCGGCTGATTACCGCCGCGAGATGGTGCGTGTGGCCACGGCCCGCCTGCTCGAAGAGCTGGCCCAGCCGCAGCCGCCAGAGCGTATTCCTGAAAGTCCGGTCTTGCTGGCGAAGCCAAACGGTGAGCCAATCGGTCAATCGATTGATCGATTATTCGATGCCACGGCCATCAAAACTAACATCAATGGCACACAGTATTCCTTTGAAGCAGGCCACGAGAAGACCTTGCTGCGCTTGCTGCGCGAGGACGCGCTGCTCACCGGCACCAAAGAAGGTTGCGCAGAAGGGGAGTGCGGCGCTTGCACCGTGTTCATGGATGGCAAGGCGGTGATGAGCTGCCTGGTGCCTGCCCCCCGGGCCAACGGCGCCAACATCGTCACCATTGAGGGCTTGGCAAATGAAGACGGCGAGCTGCACCCCGTGCAGCAGGCGTTCATTGACCATGCTGCTGTGCAGTGCGGTTATTGCACTCCAGGTTTCGTAATGTCGGCGGCCATGCTGCTGCATGAGCATCCGCAACCCACCCGCCAACAGGCGAAAGAGGCGCTGGCGGGCAATTTGTGCCGCTGCACTGGCTATTATAAGATTCTGGATGCGGTGCAAGCCGCCGCCACTACGGAGATCCAATAA